The Calothrix sp. PCC 7507 DNA segment CACCTAATACAGTTGCAGCTGGTAACTGCCCGTTTTTAGATTTACCCAAGAGATAATTTACGAGATTTCCCGGACGGGGATTTTCATTTCCAAAAAGTTTTGGTGAAGCGAATAGGGCTTTACCTAATTTTTGTAATAACTGCAAGCGTCCAGAAATTCCTACCAAAGGATTTTCTGTACCGACTTGAAACCCAGTTGTTAATTCTATTTCTGTTAATGTTTGTAATCTTTGAGCATTTGTTTGCAATAAGCTGTCGTTAGCAAACATCCCTTGACAAAACAGCTGGAAACTAGCCACTGCCAATCCTTCCGATCGCCCAAATTTTAGCCCAGTTTCTTGCTCATCATAATACCAGCGATCGCCTGCGCCTGCATCCAACAATACACTGACAATTGCCAAGTCGAACTTGGCCACAGCTTTCTGCAAAGGCGTTAATCCAGCTAACTGAGCATTCAACTTAGCTAATCGGGGCACACCTCCAGCCTCAAAATGCCGCCAACGACTGTGAAACGGAATTTGCAAATTTGCATATTTTCCCCGCATCACCTCAATCACATAATCTGCTACCCTCTCCAACTGCGTCAAATCACAGGTAAAATGCTCTGACTCCCCCTCACAAACCAATGCAAACAATTGCCCACAACGTTCCCTAATCGCCACCGGCGAACGAAGATATACGATATCTTCTCTCTGCACTTCTGCGGTTCCTATCTCCACTCTTCCCTCACTCCACTGCTAACACACCCCAAAAGAAATGATGAAATTTCATCCTTCAGACTTCATCCTTCAGACTTCATACTCTCGCCCCTTCACCTCACCCAACCCATCTGCATCCAAAACATCTCCTGTGGTATAGTAACCAGCAGCTTTTTTCGCCTCAATTTCTACTCGTGCATCGTCAGGAATTAAATCTTCTGGAATCGGAATCCGTTCCACAATTTCAATTCCCGCCGCAGTGATGGCGTTGTACTTCATATTACTCATCGACACCATGCGATCGATACGAGTAATACCCAACCAATGCAACACATCTGGCATCAATTCCTGCACCCGCATGTCTTGCACTCCCGCCACGCATTCTGTACGTGCAAAATATGCATCAGCGCGATCGCCTCCTTCTTGACGCTTGCGGGCATTGTAAACTAAGAATTTGGTGACTTCTCCCAAAGCGCGTCCTTCCTTGCGGCAGTAGACAATTATACCCACACCCCCCTCCTGTGCCGTTTGCACGCATACTTCAATGCCATGTACCAGATAGGGGCGACAGGTGCAGATATCTGAACCAAAGACATCAGAACCATTGCATTCATCATGTACGCGCACGGCTACGGGTTTATGAGGATCAGCGATCGCCTCAATATCACCGACAATATAAACTGTGACTCCGCCAATGGGCGGTAAAAATACTTCTAAATCAGATCTGGTGACTAATTCGGGAAACATTCCCCCCGTTTGTTCAAACAAAGCGCGGCGCAAGTCTCCTTCTTTGATACCAAAACGTTTAGCGATTCCTGGCAAATACCAAACTGGCTCAATTGCGGCTTTGGTGACGACTAAATCACCGCCTGGTTTCATAATTTGCCCATCCACCTGCAAGCGCCCTTTGGCTACTGCATCTTGCAGTTCGGGCATATTGATGTGAGCTTGAGTAATGGCGATCGTTGGACGGATATCATAGCCCTGAGTGTAATAAGATGTGAATATCTCACTTGCTACCGCCCCAAAAGGGTCAAGAGAAACAATTTTATCAGGGTCAGCCCAAGTTGAATGCGGTCCAATATGCGCTACTGGCGATGTATTTGTCAGATCGGCTCGATGATCCGACTGTAACGCACCGCTAGCTACTGCTAAAGCGCGATAAACCGCATAACTACCAGAATGAGTGCCAATTACATTTCGGTGTCCCTGCTTAGTCAGTGTGGCAATAATGGGGCCACGTTGCATGGCATCGGCTGCTCCCCAACGAATAGGGATCGGTTTAGGACCAAAGCTACTGGGATGGGATGTAAGAACAATGTGCCTGGAAACATTGTTTGGCTTTGGCATAATGATTCTGTGTGTTTTGTGTGTTTTGTGTGTTTTTATCAACAATTAATCAATACAGTTTTGTCAACTGCCAAAAGTCTGCTTTTGTTTCTAAAATCACCAATGTTTTAATGACCAACCATACACAACTGTAAACGTTGGCTTCAGTACTAATAGTATTTCTGAATACAAACAAAAAATAACACAGAAATTACTTTACTTGCAATTATGTTAGGAGAATTTAAAGATGACTTGAAAAATGAAAGAGTAACCGTTCTAGTAGATAATTTTGTGCGAAAGTTGATACAAGGATGAAATTACCTAGATCAAATTCATGGATTCTTTATCTATCAATTCTTTACTTGAAGATTTGAAAAAGTCGGACGCTATTGTCCGCGAACAGGCAACTAAGAAAATATGGAGGATTTGGTTTCAGCAGAAGGGAGTTTACGGGCTGGAAAAAATTGACCACAGTCAAAAATTATTAGATGCTGGGAAAATTACTGAAGCAGAAACCGTATTGACAGAACTAATCAAAGACCAACCAGATTTTGCTGAAGCTTGGAATCGGCGTGCTTTTCTTTACTACAGCACAGGTGATTATCAAAAATCTCTAACTGACTGTCAGATGGTTGTGCATCTTAATCCAGTACACTTTGGGGCACTTCATGGTATGGGCTTGTGTTACGCCGCATTAGGAGAGTATGGTGAAGCTATCAAAGCTTTTCAACGCGCTTTAGCAATTCAACCCTATTCACTGGTGAATCAAAAGTTGATTCTAGAATGTACATTCAGATTCAGCTAAGGCCGCACCACAAACAAAGAATTATCTTGTTTTGTAAATCCGTCCACATCCTCAACACCAGCAAATCATCGTCTTAGTCATTGCCAATTTATTCAGTATAAGTAGATAAACATAATTCAACAAAAAATGCTCAGTATTCAGGAAATTCAGGAGCCAGAATGCAGAATTCAAGAGCCAGAATTCAGGAGTAAAACTCTTTATGACGCTTCCAGAATTCCTGGTATCAATTGGATATTTTTTAGTGTTAATCTACTTAGGAAGCAGGGTGGATCTTACCGGGCGCTTGTTTGGCGCTAAATAGGGAATGGGGAAGATGAGGAAGATGCGGAAGAAAAAATAAATGACCCTTGCCTATTGACAATCCTGACTAGTTAACTTTATTTGCGCCGACCTACTGTTAACGAGTTTAAAACTATACTAAATCTTGACTTCAGATAGAATTTAGCGTCAGAGGTTCAATTCATTACCATTTGCAACTATGACGACAAAACCATCTGTTAAATCATTCGACTTGGATGCCTTGATGAACTCTCTTCAAGGGATAGAGGCGATCGCAGATCCCCAACAAGTAGCAAAATTATCTCAGGACTATCACACCTTTAGCCCAGTGCTGACACCGAAACTGGCGGGAAAAGTCGGCGATTTGGTAGTGCGTCCAGCTAACGAACAAGAAGTGTTAAAAGTTGCGGCAACCTGTGCTAAATTGCGAGTGCCTGTCACCGTGAGGGGTGCAGGCACAGGGAATTATGGGCAATGCGTACCCCTGCACGGTGGCGTAATTCTCGATATGACGAAAATGCACGAAATTCTTTGGGTAAAACCAGGGGTGGCGCGGGTAGAAACTGGGGTAAGATTGGCGGCGGTGGACAAAAAAGCCAGAGAAATTGGCTGGGAATTGCGGATGGTGCCTTCAACTTACCGCACAGCAACAGTTGGCGGATTTATTGCTGGGGGCAGTGGTGGCATTGGATCTATACAATATGGTTTATTAGGCGATCGCGGTAATCTTCTAGGACTCAAAGTTATCACTCTAGAAGCAGAACCCCGTATCATCGAGTTGCGCGGCGATGATGTGCAAAAGGTGAACCATGCATGGGGAATTAATGGCATCATTACGGAACTAGAAATGCCTTTAGGGCCAGCTTATCCTTGGGCAGAAGTCATTGTCACCTTCGACGAATTTATGACAGCCGCCAGATTTGGTCAAGCTCTTGGCGATGCCGATGGCATGATTAAAAAGTTGATTAGTGTCTTTGCATCCCCAATTCCCCAATATTTTCACGCCTTGCAACAATACATCCCTGAAGGCACTCACCCAGCATTTTTGATGGTTGCTGAACCGAGTTTAGAATTCTTACCGGGATTGGTGCAGCAATATGGTGGACGGATTACCTATCAAAAACCAGCCCAAGAAGCAGAAAAAGGTACGCATCTCGCAGAATTTACCTGGAACCACACCACTTTACACGCCCGCAGTGTTGATACTTCAATTACCTACTTACAAAGTATATTTCCTAGCGATCGCAGTCTACAACTTGTAGAGCACATGTATCATCACTTTGGTGATGAAGTGATGATGCACTTAGAATTTTTCCGCGTCAAGGGTGCGGTAATTGCTGGTGCTTTGCAACTTGTGCGCTACACCACAGAAGAACGCCTAAATGAGATTATCCGCTACCATGAGCAGCAAGGTGTGATGATTGCTAATCCCCATACTTATATTATTGAAGACGGTGGTAGAAAAGTTATTGACCCTGAGCAGTTAAAATTTAAGGAAATGGTTGACCCCTATGGATTGATGAATCCCGGTAAAAGCAAAGTGCTAGAACTAAAAATTCACAAATAAAAATTCCCAATTACATTGATGTCTCATACCATTCTCAATAATCGTAGGGTGGGCAATGCCCACCAACGAAAACATCAGTGCTTCAGGCAAAGTGAGGCATAGCTTACCCTACAAAAAACCCAGCCAAGATATCAAGACTAGTTTCGATAGGTTCATAGTCAGCACCCCAGCGCTGAAAATCCAGCATCCAACATCCAGCATCACCATGATTGAAATTGACGGTTCCTACGGAGAAGGAGGCGGACAAGTCCTCCGCACTTCTTTGAGTCTAGCCGCCATCACTGGCGCACCCATACGCATTGTCGGTATTCGCGCCGGACGGAAAAAGCCAGGATTAGCCGCACAACACTTAACAGCAGTTCGCGCTGCGGCGAGAATTTGTCATGCCAATCTGCGGGGTGATGCGTTGGGTTCCATGATGCTGGAATTTGTTCCTAGTAGTTCTGTACAACCAGGACACTACACCTTTGATGTTACAGAAGCACAGCAAAGTGGTTCCGCTGGTGCCATGACTCTGGTTTTGCAGACTATCCTCTTACCTCTGGCGCTAGCTAATGCTGACTCCCAAGTGACTTTAAAAGGTGGCACTCATGTTCCCTTTAGCCCCACAATGACCTACATTGAGCAAGTTTATTTGTCGATGCTACACCACATGGGGGTGGAGACGAAAGCAAAGTTACAGGCGTGGGGATGGTATCCCCAAGGTGGAGGAGAGATTCACATCCAAGTAAGTGGTGGTGGCTTACTTAGCGGGATAAACTTACTAGAACGTGGCAAGTTGAAACAAATACGGGGATTAGCTGTAGTCACAGAATTGCCTTCCCATATTCCGCAACGCATGGCAAATCGTGCCGATAATTTGTTGCGCCAGGCGGGGTTGAAAGCAGTCATCCAGGCGTTGCGAGAAACAGGTGTCGCACCAGGGGCGGGTATTTTCTTGACTGCTGAGTATGAAAACAGCTTGAGTGGGTTTGGTGGGATTGGGCGTTTGCGGATACCTGCAGAAAAAGTTGCAGATATTGCTTGTCAGCAATTATTGCAGTTTCATCACACCGGCGCACCAGTAGATGAACATTTGGCAGATCAGTTATTGTTACCTGCCGCTTTAGCATCACAAAAAAGTCAATATCGAGTGGCAGAGATTAGCACCCATTTGACTACGAATGCGGCAATCATTGAGCAATTTGGGCTAGCAAAGGTGATGGTAGATGAAGCAGAGAAGATAGTAACAGTGATGCCTGTGACAAAATGAGACTTGGTACTATCACTATAGTACTAAAAAATGCTACAGTGCTATAAAGCACTACCTTAAGCAATAATACTAATCTTGTGATCCGCTCTACCTTAAACCAAAGACTCCAAGACTTAGCAGATAACGTTAACAAAGACATCAAGCTTCTTAAGGAATTCGAGGATGTACTCCGCTACGAAACTAATCCTCGTGTTAAAGCTGGATATCGCCAAGATATTGAGCAGTTAAGGGAGTCAGCAACGGGCTACCAGCAGGAATATGATGAACTTCAAAAACAGATAGCTGCTGGTGAACCGCTTGCAAAGATGCAGACCTTGGAAAGTCAGTTGCATCAGATGGATTCCAAGTTGAATCTTTTGTTGAGTGGTCAAAATGCTATCTCTCAAAACATAAATCAAATGCAGCAATCATTATTAAATCGATATGATGCTGCTGAAAAAGTCATGATTGTATCAATAGTAGAGCAGCTTACCCAGTCTCAATTAGCTGTGACTCAAACCCTACTGGACGCACTAGAAGCTAATCAGTTGTCGGAGCCAGAAATATACCAGATGCTGGCAGTATTAGAGGAGCGTATACCTTCTCTACCTCCCAGTCAGGCAGCGATCGCTGAAATTATTAAAGCACCTGAACTGGATGCCAAGCATAAACTGAAAGTTACTCTTCCTATAGTTCCTTTTCTAATAGATTATGAAGGTGAATTGGAATTAGGAAGTGGTTTGAATATAAAATCAGCCTGGGAAAATTTAGTATCCAAGCTACGGAAGAAGTAAATAATGGATCTCCGTCAACATCTTGAACAACAATGTAGCGAAGATTTTAAGCTGCTCAAAGAACTAGAAAATAGGCTACGTTCAGAAGAAGATCCACGTCGTAAGCTTAGGTTGAATGATGATATAGAAGAGATAAAGCAGAAAATTCGCGATCGTGAAGCAGAGATAAAATCCCTAGATATTTCTTCTTCTCTTGTTTTTCCTCCTTCAGAATTACCAACAAAAGAATTTAGTGCCCAGAATTTACTCAAGAATAAATCTTCAGCCAAAAATAACTTTATGTCGGTGCAACCTGATCAAGCTAT contains these protein-coding regions:
- a CDS encoding URC4/urg3 family protein, producing MEIGTAEVQREDIVYLRSPVAIRERCGQLFALVCEGESEHFTCDLTQLERVADYVIEVMRGKYANLQIPFHSRWRHFEAGGVPRLAKLNAQLAGLTPLQKAVAKFDLAIVSVLLDAGAGDRWYYDEQETGLKFGRSEGLAVASFQLFCQGMFANDSLLQTNAQRLQTLTEIELTTGFQVGTENPLVGISGRLQLLQKLGKALFASPKLFGNENPRPGNLVNYLLGKSKNGQLPAATVLGALLEGLSDIWPGRIQIAGVNLGDVWRHPALGNDGLVPFHKLSQWLTYSLLEPLEELGLVITDLDVLTGLPEYRNGGLCLDLGLVKAKQPEIFCSSHSVGSTVIVEWRALTVILLDRIAAVVREKLDMSIEELPLVKILQGGTWTAGRKIAAELRTNGIPPIQIDSDGTVF
- a CDS encoding GTP cyclohydrolase II — translated: MPKPNNVSRHIVLTSHPSSFGPKPIPIRWGAADAMQRGPIIATLTKQGHRNVIGTHSGSYAVYRALAVASGALQSDHRADLTNTSPVAHIGPHSTWADPDKIVSLDPFGAVASEIFTSYYTQGYDIRPTIAITQAHINMPELQDAVAKGRLQVDGQIMKPGGDLVVTKAAIEPVWYLPGIAKRFGIKEGDLRRALFEQTGGMFPELVTRSDLEVFLPPIGGVTVYIVGDIEAIADPHKPVAVRVHDECNGSDVFGSDICTCRPYLVHGIEVCVQTAQEGGVGIIVYCRKEGRALGEVTKFLVYNARKRQEGGDRADAYFARTECVAGVQDMRVQELMPDVLHWLGITRIDRMVSMSNMKYNAITAAGIEIVERIPIPEDLIPDDARVEIEAKKAAGYYTTGDVLDADGLGEVKGREYEV
- a CDS encoding tetratricopeptide repeat protein gives rise to the protein MDSLSINSLLEDLKKSDAIVREQATKKIWRIWFQQKGVYGLEKIDHSQKLLDAGKITEAETVLTELIKDQPDFAEAWNRRAFLYYSTGDYQKSLTDCQMVVHLNPVHFGALHGMGLCYAALGEYGEAIKAFQRALAIQPYSLVNQKLILECTFRFS
- a CDS encoding FAD-binding oxidoreductase codes for the protein MTTKPSVKSFDLDALMNSLQGIEAIADPQQVAKLSQDYHTFSPVLTPKLAGKVGDLVVRPANEQEVLKVAATCAKLRVPVTVRGAGTGNYGQCVPLHGGVILDMTKMHEILWVKPGVARVETGVRLAAVDKKAREIGWELRMVPSTYRTATVGGFIAGGSGGIGSIQYGLLGDRGNLLGLKVITLEAEPRIIELRGDDVQKVNHAWGINGIITELEMPLGPAYPWAEVIVTFDEFMTAARFGQALGDADGMIKKLISVFASPIPQYFHALQQYIPEGTHPAFLMVAEPSLEFLPGLVQQYGGRITYQKPAQEAEKGTHLAEFTWNHTTLHARSVDTSITYLQSIFPSDRSLQLVEHMYHHFGDEVMMHLEFFRVKGAVIAGALQLVRYTTEERLNEIIRYHEQQGVMIANPHTYIIEDGGRKVIDPEQLKFKEMVDPYGLMNPGKSKVLELKIHK
- the rtcA gene encoding RNA 3'-terminal phosphate cyclase, whose product is MIEIDGSYGEGGGQVLRTSLSLAAITGAPIRIVGIRAGRKKPGLAAQHLTAVRAAARICHANLRGDALGSMMLEFVPSSSVQPGHYTFDVTEAQQSGSAGAMTLVLQTILLPLALANADSQVTLKGGTHVPFSPTMTYIEQVYLSMLHHMGVETKAKLQAWGWYPQGGGEIHIQVSGGGLLSGINLLERGKLKQIRGLAVVTELPSHIPQRMANRADNLLRQAGLKAVIQALRETGVAPGAGIFLTAEYENSLSGFGGIGRLRIPAEKVADIACQQLLQFHHTGAPVDEHLADQLLLPAALASQKSQYRVAEISTHLTTNAAIIEQFGLAKVMVDEAEKIVTVMPVTK